One genomic segment of Streptomyces sp. RKND-216 includes these proteins:
- a CDS encoding NAD(P)/FAD-dependent oxidoreductase codes for MSRSRIVVVGAGFAGYRAARTLSRKLRGTAEIVLVNPHDYFLYLPLLPEVSSGVLEPRRVSVSLAGTLPGVRLVLGEVHGVDLSERRVRYTDPEGGEGELSYERLLLSVGSVNKLLPIPGVAEHAHGFRAMPEALYLRDHITRQLAMAADSDDPGERAARSTFVVVGAGYTGTEVAAHGMLFTDSLARQHNRSAGRGGGRVEHPRWMLLDVAPRVLPGLDRRLSATADRVLRRRGVDVRTRTSVKEATHDGVLLDDGAFVPTRSLIWCVGVRPDPLVEDLGMPTEKGRLVVDEYLTVPGHPEVLACGDAAAVPDLTRPGEYTPMTAQHAWRQGKLAGRNLAAAYGRGVRRPYKHHDLGFTVDLGGVQGAANPFGIPLSGLPANAVTRGYHLAAMPGNRIRVATDWLLEALLPRQAVELGMVRSWAVPLDTSSPELAKAPTGRSTPGR; via the coding sequence CCCACGACTACTTCCTGTACCTGCCCCTGCTGCCGGAGGTGTCCTCCGGCGTCCTGGAGCCGCGCCGGGTGTCGGTGTCGCTGGCTGGGACGCTGCCCGGCGTGCGGCTCGTGCTGGGGGAGGTGCACGGCGTGGACCTGTCGGAGCGGCGTGTGCGCTACACCGACCCGGAGGGCGGCGAGGGTGAGCTGTCCTACGAGCGGCTGCTGCTGTCCGTGGGCAGCGTGAACAAGCTGCTGCCGATCCCCGGCGTCGCCGAGCACGCGCACGGCTTCCGCGCGATGCCGGAGGCGCTGTACCTGCGTGACCACATCACGCGCCAACTGGCGATGGCCGCCGACAGCGACGACCCCGGCGAGCGGGCGGCACGCTCGACGTTCGTGGTGGTGGGTGCCGGATACACCGGCACCGAGGTGGCCGCGCACGGCATGCTGTTCACGGACTCCCTCGCCCGGCAGCACAACCGGTCCGCCGGCCGGGGCGGGGGCCGCGTGGAGCACCCGCGCTGGATGCTGCTGGACGTGGCGCCCCGGGTGCTGCCCGGTCTGGACCGGCGGCTGTCCGCGACCGCCGACCGGGTGCTGCGGCGGCGGGGTGTGGACGTGCGGACGCGGACCTCGGTCAAGGAGGCGACCCACGACGGTGTGCTGCTGGACGACGGGGCCTTCGTGCCGACCCGGTCGCTTATCTGGTGCGTGGGGGTGCGGCCCGATCCGCTGGTCGAGGACCTGGGGATGCCCACCGAGAAGGGCCGCCTGGTGGTGGACGAGTACCTGACGGTGCCCGGTCACCCGGAGGTGCTGGCCTGCGGCGACGCGGCCGCCGTGCCCGATCTGACCCGGCCGGGGGAGTACACCCCGATGACAGCGCAGCACGCGTGGCGGCAGGGCAAGCTCGCCGGACGCAACCTGGCGGCCGCCTACGGGCGCGGGGTGCGGCGCCCGTACAAGCACCACGACCTCGGCTTCACCGTCGACCTGGGCGGGGTGCAGGGCGCGGCGAACCCGTTCGGCATCCCGCTCTCCGGGCTGCCCGCCAACGCGGTCACCCGGGGCTACCACCTGGCGGCGATGCCCGGGAACCGGATCCGCGTCGCCACCGACTGGCTGCTGGAGGCCCTGCTGCCCCGGCAGGCGGTGGAGCTGGGCATGGTCCGCTCCTGGGCGGTGCCGCTGGACACCTCCTCGCCCGAGCTGGCGAAGGCGCCGACCGGACGGAGCACCCCGGGCCGCTGA
- a CDS encoding sugar ABC transporter substrate-binding protein, with product MPAHSSASARPPAIPSSLSRRRVLALAGGAAAALPLSACGSGAPDTDGAGGGAFTVYWNPGHDYAPYQQVVKEFEKAHGVTVRMQKYQWPDMRTRILTDFQSGNVPDLMEEPGGWVQEFALSGDALSLQKYIERDGAEMGFPDDWQTAAVEHNSHKGEVYGIQLHQTCSLLLYNKQMFDEAGVRPPATWDEVVEVSRELTGGGVHGIALNQDPSYAWPWMLQNSVREYDPKTGKLLTPRDAAREALQFQTDLVHKHKVSPVPTPGTDYSGPQKLLSAKRAAMIVSGPWDLEPIAKSSPDLELGVAQAPKKKEQATILAGTSVLIPKKARRPDLSWDLIKRLTTLKTELAVTRQSGMLMPRKSWAEDPVVQKDTVTRQFAQGLSYARDAHEGLYLTGHYGEISVDVWKKLYQGVVMERTPVDEALDSYLAAGRRIIEG from the coding sequence ATGCCCGCTCACAGCTCCGCGTCCGCCCGTCCGCCCGCCATTCCGTCCTCACTGAGCAGGCGCAGGGTCCTCGCACTGGCGGGAGGTGCGGCGGCGGCGCTGCCGCTGTCCGCGTGCGGCTCCGGCGCCCCCGACACCGACGGTGCGGGCGGAGGCGCCTTCACCGTCTACTGGAATCCCGGCCACGACTACGCGCCGTACCAGCAGGTCGTCAAGGAGTTCGAGAAGGCCCACGGCGTCACCGTCCGCATGCAGAAGTACCAGTGGCCGGACATGCGCACCCGCATCCTCACCGACTTCCAGTCCGGCAACGTGCCGGACCTGATGGAGGAGCCCGGAGGGTGGGTGCAGGAGTTCGCGCTCAGTGGCGACGCGCTCAGCCTGCAGAAGTACATCGAACGGGACGGCGCCGAGATGGGCTTCCCGGACGACTGGCAGACCGCCGCCGTCGAACACAACTCGCACAAGGGCGAGGTGTACGGCATCCAGCTGCACCAGACGTGCAGCCTGCTGCTCTACAACAAGCAGATGTTCGACGAGGCGGGTGTCCGGCCGCCGGCCACGTGGGACGAGGTCGTCGAGGTCTCCCGGGAGCTCACCGGCGGCGGAGTGCACGGCATCGCCCTCAACCAGGACCCGTCCTACGCCTGGCCGTGGATGCTCCAGAACAGCGTGCGCGAGTACGACCCGAAGACGGGGAAACTCCTCACCCCTCGTGACGCGGCACGTGAGGCCCTGCAGTTCCAGACCGACCTGGTGCACAAGCACAAGGTCTCGCCCGTTCCCACGCCCGGCACGGACTACTCCGGCCCGCAGAAGCTGCTCTCCGCCAAGCGCGCCGCGATGATCGTCTCGGGCCCGTGGGACCTGGAGCCCATCGCCAAGTCCAGCCCCGATCTGGAGCTCGGCGTCGCACAGGCGCCGAAGAAGAAGGAGCAGGCCACCATCCTCGCCGGCACGTCGGTCCTCATCCCGAAGAAGGCCCGGCGCCCGGACCTGTCCTGGGACCTCATCAAGCGCCTGACCACGCTCAAGACGGAACTCGCCGTGACCCGGCAGTCGGGCATGCTCATGCCCCGCAAGTCCTGGGCCGAGGACCCGGTCGTGCAGAAGGACACGGTCACCCGGCAGTTCGCCCAGGGCCTGTCCTACGCCCGCGACGCGCACGAGGGCCTGTACCTCACCGGCCACTACGGAGAGATCTCCGTGGACGTGTGGAAGAAGCTCTACCAGGGGGTCGTCATGGAACGCACTCCCGTCGACGAGGCGTTGGACTCCTACCTGGCCGCCGGCCGCCGGATCATCGAGGGGTAG
- a CDS encoding thiolase family protein yields the protein MTNDRLRDVFVVDAVRTPVGKYGGALADVRPDDLAAHVVRALVDRTPHLDPARLDDVVFGNANGAGEENRNVGRMAVLLAGLPLSVPGSTVNRLCASGLEAVVQAARAVAVGDATAVIAGGVESMSRAPWVMPKPERAFPAGAPETFSTTLGWRMVNQRMRPEWTVSLGEGAELVADKHRIGREAQDLFAAASHEKAARAWKDGLYDREVVPYEGVDLPRDETIRDGSSPETLAKLKPVFRKDGTGTVTAGNSSPLNDGAAALLLTDEEGLAATGREPLARIRASAVTGIEPQLFGLGPVEAVRRALAKAGRGFGDLHTVELNEAFAAQALGCLAEWPELDPSLVNPRGGAIAIGHPLGASGARITGAVAHQLASAGSGTGLAALCIGVGQGQALVLER from the coding sequence ATGACCAACGATCGACTCCGCGACGTCTTCGTCGTCGACGCCGTCCGCACCCCCGTCGGCAAGTACGGCGGCGCCCTGGCCGATGTACGCCCGGACGACCTGGCCGCCCACGTCGTACGGGCGCTGGTGGACCGTACGCCCCACCTGGACCCCGCGCGCCTCGACGACGTCGTTTTCGGCAACGCCAACGGCGCCGGCGAGGAGAACCGCAACGTCGGCCGGATGGCCGTACTGCTGGCCGGGCTGCCGCTGAGCGTGCCCGGCAGCACCGTGAACCGGCTGTGCGCCTCCGGCCTGGAGGCCGTCGTACAGGCGGCGCGGGCGGTCGCGGTCGGCGACGCCACCGCGGTGATCGCCGGCGGCGTGGAGTCGATGAGCCGCGCCCCGTGGGTGATGCCCAAGCCGGAGCGCGCCTTCCCTGCCGGGGCGCCGGAGACGTTCTCCACCACGCTGGGCTGGCGGATGGTGAACCAGCGGATGCGCCCGGAGTGGACCGTCTCCCTCGGCGAGGGCGCCGAGCTGGTCGCCGACAAGCACCGGATCGGCCGCGAGGCGCAGGACCTCTTCGCCGCCGCCAGCCACGAGAAGGCGGCCCGCGCATGGAAGGACGGCCTCTACGACCGGGAAGTGGTCCCGTACGAGGGCGTCGACCTACCGCGCGACGAGACCATCCGCGACGGCAGCTCGCCGGAGACCCTCGCCAAGCTCAAGCCGGTCTTCCGCAAGGACGGCACCGGCACCGTCACGGCCGGGAACTCCTCGCCGCTCAACGACGGCGCCGCGGCACTGCTGCTCACCGACGAGGAGGGCCTGGCGGCCACCGGCCGCGAACCCCTGGCCCGTATCCGCGCCTCGGCCGTCACCGGCATCGAGCCACAGCTCTTCGGCCTGGGCCCGGTGGAAGCCGTGCGCAGGGCCCTCGCCAAGGCCGGACGCGGCTTCGGCGACCTGCACACCGTCGAGCTGAACGAGGCGTTCGCCGCCCAGGCGCTCGGGTGCCTGGCCGAATGGCCGGAGCTGGACCCCTCGCTCGTCAACCCGCGCGGCGGCGCGATCGCGATCGGGCACCCGCTCGGCGCCTCCGGCGCCCGCATCACCGGCGCGGTGGCGCACCAGCTCGCCTCGGCGGGCTCCGGCACGGGTCTGGCGGCGCTGTGCATCGGCGTGGGGCAGGGGCAGGCGCTGGTCCTGGAACGCTGA